The stretch of DNA CTACAAGGGTTCGTCTGAAACACCGTGGTCGCGGTCGTCATGAACCGCATGAGCCTCGCTTCAACCCTACAAGGGTTCGTCTGAAACGATCCGCTCTCGCTGAGCCTCGATCATGAGATGCTCCGGCTTCAACCCTACAAGGGTTCGTCTGAAACGAGTACGGTCGCCGGCGCCGGGAGCCCTTTCGGCGCTTCAACCCTACAAGGGTTCGTCTGAAACACGGCCACGGGTCACTGGGGATGTTGGGCCACGAGCTTCAACCCTACAAGGGTTCGTCTGAAACGGCGCTCGCGGAGCTAGGCGGCGTGGTCGATATCGAGGCTTCAACCCTACAAGGGTTCGTCTGAAACGATATCTGCGCTCCATGTCCCGTCTCCGTTGTCGGTGCTTCAACCCTACAAGGGTTCGTCTGAAACCCGCGCTCTGGTCGTTGTAGATAGCGTTCGTGTTGCTTCAACCCTACAAGGGTTCGTCTGAAACGCAAGAGGCAATCACGGCCCGCCGGGAGGACTGACTGCTTCAACCCTACAAGGGTTCGTCTGAAACGGGTCGTTCCGGCCCGATTCGCTCCACTGGTCGGGGCTTCAACCCTACAAGGGTTCGTCTGAAACGCCAACACGGGACGTTTCCATCAGGTCCGTTCGCATGCTTCAACCCTACAAGGGTTCGTCTGAAACAAGTTGCCGATGCCACCACCGAACTGCTCAACGGGCGCTTCAACCCTACAAGGGTTCGTCTGAAACAGTCGGCCGCGGCCTCGCGTGGGAGCGCTTGCTCAAGGCTTCAACCCTACAAGGGTTCGTCTGAAACGTGGTTTTTGTGCAACCGAACTCGTCGGCCATTTCCTGCTTCAACCCTACAAGGGTTCGTCTGAAACCCACTGGTAGCTGATGACCAGCGACTGGCCGTCTGGCTTCAACCCTACAAGGGTTCGTCTGAAACCGCCGCAGTGTTCGCACTCCCATGCCGGTGGGTCGCTTCAACCCTACAAGGGTTCGTCTGAAACTTCAGCAGAGACAGCGGCTCCGGGGGCGTGTCCGCAGCTTCAACCCTACAAGGGTTCGTCTGAAACGGCCACGGAAGTAATCCACAGGTTCACTGGCCAATCGCTTCAACCCTACAAGGGTTCGTCTGAAACTCCTCGTTCTCCTCAGAGTCGGCAGTCTGCTTCAGCTTCAACCCTACAAGGGTTCGTCTGAAACTGCAAGCTCTGAACTCCGACAGGACCGACAGGACAGCTTCAACCCTACAAGGGTTCGTCTGAAACTCTCTTCTCTAAGTTTTTCTGGAGTGTCAGAGCGGACGCTTCAACCCTACAAGGGTTCGTCTGAAACGAGCGTATCTCAGACGCCTACCAACAGGTCAGTCTGCTTCAACCCTACAAGGGTTCGTCTGAAACCGCGGCGTCTCACCGCGCGCATGGTCCGCTCGCTTGCTTCAACCCTACAAGGGTTCGTCTGAAACCCGACTGCCGGGGTCCGCCGACGGGTGGTAAATGTGCTTCAACCCTACAAGGGTTCGTCTGAAACGAGATTATGACCGACGGCGGACAGATGCAAAAACCAGCTTCAACCCTACAAGGGTTCGTCTGAAACGTCAGGCAGCGTAAACGAGTGGTCATGCAACCAGTCGCTTCAACCCTACAAGGGTTCGTCTGAAACGGGTGGCGAGTACGTACACCGTCGAAGTCGGGTAGGCTTCAACCCTACAAGGGTTCGTCTGAAACTAGGTTTGCGGGTCGGCCTGTGGGACCAACTGAGCGCTTCAACCCTACAAGGGTTCGTCTGAAACGGACGACGCAATCGTGTTGCCTAAGGTCGCTTCGTCGGGCTTCAACCCTACAAGGGTTCGTCTGAAACCGCGTTTCGTGGAGATATCGTTGCCCGGCTTCTGGCTTCAACCCTACAAGGGTTCGTCTGAAACGACGTAGCCGAGGATGGCCGCGAGGATGAGTGCGCTTCAACCCTACAAGGGTTCGTCTGAAACATTCTTGCGGACCTTGAGGCAGTCGGGATTCCGATGGCTTCAACCCTACAAGGGTTCGTCTGAAACCGACGCCTACGCGAAGGTGCGGGCGATGCACCGGGAGCTTCAACCCTACAAGGGTTCGTCTGAAACAGATGACCGCGCCCGCAGTCATGCCGACCAACAAGCTTCAACCCTACAAGGGTTCGTCTGAAACCATGCCCAACATACGGGCTATAGGCATGCTAACGGCGGGTCACAGTAAAGCCCTTCCGTCGACCATCAATAGTGCGTGTTCCCCAGGGGGGTTGATGGAATCCGACTATAGAAACCGTTGATTCTCCGTTGGGTCTTCCCCATAGACGGTTCGATTGAGTAGCGTATCAGAAGACAGCTCGTAGATGATTGTTGATTCACCGGGTTTCAGCAAATCATCGATCTCGTTTTTGAGCTTGGACAAATCGCCCTCTGAAATTTCCCCTTCAAGAACCGAGTTCTGTACGTGAGTTAGATACCGCCGGCCGATTTTGAGGGCTTTCTGCGTTCTGTCGGCTTCCAGGTCATAGACCATCACAACGTACATTTCACCACCACCGTTGGAACGGATCGTATTCTTCACCGGTGAGCAAGTGTTTTTTCAGCTTGTATGCCTCGAGCCGCATCAGATACTGGTAACTCACCTTTCGGTTGAGCGTCGGATGTTCAACAGTACGCTCAAGCGTCTCTTCGAACGCCTTTGTGTACGTTTTCCGCCCAGATTCGTTCAGTAAACACGAGCCGAGCTCCGTCTCGAAATCGGTATCCGAAATCTGGTTTCGGTTTACCAGCCGGAACAGGACACGGTCGGCAAGGACGGGTTTGAACAGGTCGGCGAGATCGAGCGATAGCGAGTAGCGCCGCTCGCCCGGCTCGTGGAGGTAGCTAATCGTCGGGTCGAGTGCAGTAGCACGGATTGCCGAGACGCAGTTCGCATAGACCAGCGAATTACCGAACGAAATGAGGCTGTTAATCTCGTTGGGCGGTGGGTTGTACTCTCGCTGGCTCAGCTGAAACTCGCTTGGGAGAATCTCATTAAAACTCCGGTAGTATGCCTTTCTCGCAGTGGCTTCGGTTCCCAGTAACTCATCGACGGGCAACTCCTTATCAACGCGTGCGGCCGCAGCTTCGAGCTCCTCGATAATGTCGTCGAGATCGTGATCGCGGCCGTTGTAATAGACCACGTTCGTCCGCATATTGTGAATGCTGCCCCGCACAATTGCCGCGGCGAGTTGCCGTCGGTGCTGGCTATCCTCGTAGGCCCGGACCTGATTGACGACTGTCTTCCCCGATGTTTGTCCGCGTTTCGGCATCACCGACCCCGAGTAGTAATCCTCCCAGCCGAACACGTGGAGTGCGACCGTGCGGTCGTTGAGAAACGACATCAGCCGCGTGTTGAAATCGATCTGGCCGTGAAGGAAGAACGCCTCGGCGTTCTCGATTGGGATGTACTGCTTTTCTCCACCATCGTCGGGGACGAGCCTGAGCGTGTCGTCGCTGCGTTCGAGTCGGCCGTCGGAAAAGACGTGGTAATTTCGATCCATTGTTAACACCAACAGAAGTCGTGGTACGCACACGAATCGCAGAACGGTTTCTCCTCTGCCGGCGGCGGCGAGGACTGGCTGACAATCTCATGGATGCCACCAATCGCGGTTTCGACCTTGTCCTTTCGCTCCGCTGTAAGTACAACCGGCTCGCGTTTTCGCTCCCGTGGGTGAGCCAAGACGCCGTCTCGCTGGATATCGGCGACGCGGTCGAGATACCAGAGGTAGTACGACAGCTGCATCTCGGCCGGTTCGGTGAGAGTCGAGGAGGGTTTGACCTCAACGACGCGGCCGTCGTCTAGCAAATCAAGTGATATCATTCCGAGATTGAGGTTCTCGCGTTTGTCACTGTAGGCCGTCTCGTCGACGCGGGTGCCACGGACAACAGTAGCGTTCTCACGGTCGATTTCGAGGTTTCGACTTTCGAACCAGAGTTCGCGTTCGCAGACGTAGTAGTACTGGACCATCACGCCAGTCACGCGAAACGGCTCGTCGACCGGCTCACCGCGAGCGGTTGCGAGGAGGCGGTCGACTGGATCAGCGGCAGTCATAAAATCCGCCTCTCAGCAGTGCTATCCGGGATTACGAATCCTGTATTCTCATCGAAATACTCACTCAATCCATGTTTACGAACATCAAGACATAGCACGTCCGTGTCAGAGTGGACTGGATTCAGCTGACCGAGCTTGTCTCTTTTATCAGACTCGCCGTGGTAGATAGGAATCGACACACGCGTCTCCTTGAGTTCATCCATCAGCCGACGGACGCGGTCGAACTCATAGAGGTTCCACGCTTCGCGTACCTGTTCTACCTGCTCCCGTTCGGCTACGGTTCGACAGATGATAATGTCCACTGCATTACGCTGATCGATCAGTGATAGCTCTCCGAGTTTGTCTCCGCGGACGTCGTCGACATACTCAGCGTACTCCTGTTTGCCGACATTCTTGTCTGTGTGTAGTGTTTTGTAGTATTCCCTGACTGCTGTACGGGCCACAGCGGTCTCGGAGAGTGGTTCATCTTCTTCACGAACTGCATCGAGGGTTTCCGCCGCGACAGGAAGAAGTGTCGCTCCTCGGTTGTAGACCGCTTCTGCAGGCGTCTTTTGCTGCTCCTCTGGTACGTCAAGCCACCAGACAATGACGCGTCCCTGTTCTCGCTCGAACGACCGGTTACAGCGACCGGCTGCCTGAACGATACTGTCGATTGGGGCCAGATCACGGTAGACACGGTCGAAGCTAATATCGACACCAGCTTCGATCAGCTGTGTCGAGACCGTGATGAG from Haloarcula salinisoli encodes:
- the cas4 gene encoding CRISPR-associated protein Cas4, which encodes MTAADPVDRLLATARGEPVDEPFRVTGVMVQYYYVCERELWFESRNLEIDRENATVVRGTRVDETAYSDKRENLNLGMISLDLLDDGRVVEVKPSSTLTEPAEMQLSYYLWYLDRVADIQRDGVLAHPRERKREPVVLTAERKDKVETAIGGIHEIVSQSSPPPAEEKPFCDSCAYHDFCWC
- the cas2 gene encoding CRISPR-associated endonuclease Cas2, producing MYVVMVYDLEADRTQKALKIGRRYLTHVQNSVLEGEISEGDLSKLKNEIDDLLKPGESTIIYELSSDTLLNRTVYGEDPTENQRFL
- the cas1b gene encoding type I-B CRISPR-associated endonuclease Cas1b; translation: MDRNYHVFSDGRLERSDDTLRLVPDDGGEKQYIPIENAEAFFLHGQIDFNTRLMSFLNDRTVALHVFGWEDYYSGSVMPKRGQTSGKTVVNQVRAYEDSQHRRQLAAAIVRGSIHNMRTNVVYYNGRDHDLDDIIEELEAAAARVDKELPVDELLGTEATARKAYYRSFNEILPSEFQLSQREYNPPPNEINSLISFGNSLVYANCVSAIRATALDPTISYLHEPGERRYSLSLDLADLFKPVLADRVLFRLVNRNQISDTDFETELGSCLLNESGRKTYTKAFEETLERTVEHPTLNRKVSYQYLMRLEAYKLKKHLLTGEEYDPFQRWW